The following coding sequences lie in one Miscanthus floridulus cultivar M001 chromosome 9, ASM1932011v1, whole genome shotgun sequence genomic window:
- the LOC136480272 gene encoding bisdemethoxycurcumin synthase-like, producing MVASAVLEETHFAAVLAIGTANPANWVPQDEFADWYFRVTRSDHLVTLKAKMKRICEKSGVKKLHFYHTEEMIDRHPEILDRALPSLSARLSINEDPLLALAAAAAEKAIAEWGRPAVDITHLVVSTNSVAGEPGPDVRLAALLGLRPDVQRTVLNLHGCSAGSAALRVAKDLAENNLGARVLVSCADVAAITLFRATDEAQLHELVANSHFSDGAGAVIVGANCQPGGLL from the exons ATGGTGGCATCAGCTGTCCTTGAGGAGACCCACTTCGCAGCCGTACTGGCCATAGGCACGGCGAACCCAGCTAACTGGGTGCCGCAAGATGAGTTCGCAGACTGGTACTTCCGCGTCACAAGGAGCGACCACCTCGTCACGCTCAAGGCCAAGATGAAGAGAATAT GTGAAAAATCAGGCGTGAAGAAGCTCCATTTCTACCATACAGAGGAGATGATCGATCGCCACCCAGAGATCCTGGACCGGGCACTGCCGTCTCTCAGCGCCCGGCTGAGCATCAACGAGGACCCCCTGCTGGCGCTCGCCGCAGCCGCAGCAGAGAAGGCGATCGCGGAGTGGGGCCGCCCGGCGGTCGACATCACGCACCTCGTCGTGAGCACCAATTCCGTGGCCGGCGAGCCAGGCCCGGACGTCCGCCTGGCTGCGCTCCTGGGACTCCGCCCGGACGTGCAGCGCACCGTGCTGAACCTCCACGGCTGCTCCGCAGGCTCAGCCGCGCTCCGCGTCGCCAAGGACCTCGCCGAGAACAACCTGGGCGCGCGCGTACTCGTCTCCTGCGCGGACGTCGCTGCCATCACCTTATTCCGCGCCACCGACGAGGCTCAGCTCCACGAGCTCGTTGCCAACTCCCATTTCAGCGATGGCGCCGGCGCCGTGATCGTCGGTGCCAACTGCCAACCCGGCGGCCTCCTCTGA